Sequence from the Gadus chalcogrammus isolate NIFS_2021 chromosome 21, NIFS_Gcha_1.0, whole genome shotgun sequence genome:
acACAATTACATTATTGAAAAAAGGCTTACTCTGATAAAAACGGACCGCATATGTGAGATCAATTTCTCATCATTAGGAACTGCCAAACTGATGTATATGTTGTACTTGTAGTTTTGGACACAAATTcccttaaaaaaaacatataggCTGCCTCTGATTAAAAATGTAGCCTACTCTTTATTTGAAAGACATTTTCCATGACTAGGCAGTGCCAAActatttaattgttttttcaatAAACTAGTTAATAATTCCACATAGATTAAGCAGACGCTGTCCTATCTGTGTAAAATAGGACGGTGACTACTTAAACCGCCAGGTGGCAGTATTTTCATACTGACGACCTGTGTGAGAAATGTCCTTAGAAGAGATCCGTAGAAGGTGCACCACTGTTTAACGTTTCACCGGAGTGTTGATTTGGGCAACACTACTAACAACTTAACTCCACTCTTTAACCCTAATACTGTATTCAATTTAGGATAACGCAATCATGGAAATTGGGACGGAGATTAGCAAGAAAATAAGGGTGAGTAGGAGATTTCCCCCTTGAATTACTTGTTTTGCATCTAGGCCCGAGTAAGTAAACGTTAGCTTAGCATAGCACGATTGGACCATGGCTAGCCTACTAGCTATAGTGTTATGTGTTGATATCGTATCCACGCCCACCTATCACACACCACAGCCGATTCTGTTACCTGGTGTACAGTATCTCATTGATCCACTCATGTTTGACGTACTGTTGATTGGTATGAGCACTTGCCCATTCATAAGGGTGCCTGCACCACGCTAGCTATTAGCAGAGCCAGCAGCACCATAACTGGTCAAGCGACCAGATTGTTTTCAAACCTGTCCAACATGTGTTATTTCATTGCAGGCCGCCATAAAGGGTAAGTTGCAAGAACTGGGAGCGTATATCGGTAAGTTAACGAATGCACCGCAGACTTTTATTCTGCGACACCCActgcgtgtttgcatgtgttgttGAGGCTTCTCTTTGACCCCGtgtccccgtctctcccctcAGACGAGGAGCTGCCTGACTACATCATGGTGATGGTTGCCAACAAGAAGACGTCTCAGCAAATGGGGGACGACCTATCTCTCTTTCTAGGGGGCAACACGATCAAGTTCACAGTCTGGTAATAATAGCGACGATCATGATGATAATAATTGGATGGTTCCCCCGCTAAAGTATCGACGTCTTGGGACTCTTTCACCCGGGTGTTGGGTTCTTCTTAAAGTTTTGTTCAAGAacgacccccccaccctcatttACTTCAACTTATTTTATGCAACTGCAGATCACATGATCTGCAGAAACATGATTGAAACAGTAAATGATTATTCATTGTATTTAAAATAGTGTAATATTAGTTTTACCTAAATGGcacttttacatttattttataggTTACATGGTGTCCTTGAGAAATTGAGATCCGTGGCAGTTGGTAAGTGAACTCTGATGCAAAGGTTTGACCAAATGTCAGTATATTTACTCACACAGTTTAGATGGATAAACAGAGCAATGCCGTGATCCCAGTACATTATTTCTATGTTGATTACTGTGTTCACATGGCCACTCATGTTTAACGTGATAAAGTAAATGGAAAGATTGAATCAAGACTTATTAAGGTGTCCCTGTTACTATACCCCAAGAACAAACCGATCTACGTTCTTTACATGATCGGTGCATGTAAACATAGTGAGAATCACTTGAATCCGACGCCGGTGAATCTCAATTCTCCCTCGCTGACCCGTGTGTTCTCTCGGTGCGCACAGACCCCGCGTCGTCTCAGCTGCAGCTGGACAGCATCTCCGTGTCGGGGAAGACgcagtcctcctccacctccggcgGTGAGAAGAGGGCAGACCCCGCCaaggccctggccctggccgtGTCCAGCTCTCGCTCCGACCGCAACGAGACGCGCGTGTCCAGCTCGGCCCAGGAGCACAGGTAGGGCTGGGTCGATGTGCTGCTTCCTTTCCAGCCGTGGTGACTCTGTTTAGAATGTGTTGTGAAGGGCTGAAAATGGCAGTagtgaacctttatggttctgcgtttggtgttagtgagcggaccaatcgcaGCCCTGGCCTCTGCGTCGCCTCGATGGAAGGTTACAATtcttgggaggcgcacgtcaggcccttgcggtggagcgtccgcaaggacgtaaggggtccgtcaCCCCcatgcgttgcgtgaacgtgggaccataatcaggcCTTTACCCTGTGTGGCCGAGGCCTTCATCCAAAGGGACTTCCAGGGAATGGCTCTAGAGGCGCCTCTTTGTGGAGCAGGACGGGTAGGGGGTTGGTTCAGCTGAGGACACGGGGGTTGAACTGGGCACACAGGGGGGTGGAACTGGGGACAGGGGGGTTGAACTGGGGACAGGGGGGTTGAACTGGGGACAGGGGGGTTGAACTGGGCACACAGGGGGGTTGAACTGGGGACACAGGGGGGTTGAACTGGGGACACGGGGGGTTGAACTGGGGACAGGGGGGTTGAACTGGGGACAGGGGGGTTGAACTGGGGACAGGGGGATTGAACTGGGGACAGGGGGATTGAGCCGAGGATACAGGGGTTCAGCCCCGAACCCAGTCAGAAGCACCCTAACCAACTTTCCGCCCGATCGAATGCATTGCTGAATCCATCGCTCTATGACGAAGATGCTCtgacaaaaagaaaaaggaggaaCACAAACCTGTTGTTTCCCCCGACCTCTTCAttaaccatcccccccccccccccccccccaggacgagctcctcctcccgcctcaCCTCGGCCGTGAAGCCCCTCATGGAGCAGCCCCCCTTGGAGGCCGTCCTCGACATCAAGCCCGAGATGGACGACGACGACCTCATCGACGAGGACACGCCCCCGGAGTTGGCCCCTCAGGGCCGCCAGCGGGGCCCCTCCGGCCGGCCCACCGCGCCCCTCTACCGGCCCtcccacggcggcggcggcggcaggctGGCCTCGGGGGGCCGCTCCTCAGACGAGACCAGCGTCCACCACGGCGGGAGGCTGGGGCGGTCCTCGGACGAGTCCGGCGCCCACCACGGCAGCGGGAGGCTGGCCTCGGGCCGGTCCGCCGACGAGGGCGCGGCCCACcaggggggaggcgggaggcAGCAGCACGGAGACAGccaccggcaccaccaccaccaccaggacagCCGCAGCGGCAGCGGGCGGAGCACCAGGGCGGCCTCCAGCCGGGTGGGGCGCTATGAGaccagcagcagagaggagcTTACCCAGGTAGGGGCTAGGTTAGCCAGTCATAGGGCATGTCCGTCATTCGATTAGCCAATCATAGGGCATTccgtcatttgtttagccaatcaTAGGGCATTCCGTCATTCGTTTAGCCAATCATAGGGCATTCCGTCATTCGATTAGCCAATCATAGTGGTTGTCTGTCATTTGATTAGCCAATCATAGGGCATGTCCGTCATTCGATTAGCCAATCATAGTGCTTGTCTGTCATTTGATTAGCCAATCATAGGGCGTGTCCGTCATTCGATTAGCCAATCATAGGGCATGTCCGTCATTCGATTAGCCAATCATAGTGCTTGTCTGTCATTCGATTAGCCAATCATAGGGCGTGTCCGTCATTCGATTAGCCAATCACGGGGCATGTCTGTCATTCGAGTAGCCATTCACGGGGCTTGTCCATTGTCgttatgtttgttttggttgttgtttagtAATTTAATCCTGGAAACTTTTTATCGTTTTGGGGAgagattgttgtgtttgaaaatcCTGCAATGATTATCATGTGAGATGCTGAAAAACAAGGTTTTCATTCGCCATGGTTGCGGTATTTTAACCTTTTTATTCAGTATAACTCTCCAGTCCCCTCCATACAATGCTCTGGAGTCCTCTCAATTGGCCCATGATGACCCCATGATGCACGGCACGCTGTTGTACAAACCCTCTAATCATCTAATCTTTGTCCAGGGGGAGATGTCCCGCAAGCGCAAGGCGCCGGTGGCGAGCTCCGTGGGCTGGGTCAACCGACGGGCCGAGAAGCAGGACAGCGACGAcgtcgaggaagaggaggaggaggaggaggaagaaaagggCTACGCCGGCAGGAGCATGTCCAGCCGCGTGTCCCTGCCCTCCAAACCGGAGCGCAAGTgagtcgcacgcacgcacacgcctgGATCGATCACCATCCTATTGACTCGCATGGAGCAATAGTGTCCAACGACGTGTGGACAGAAGGTAAACGTCAACCCATGCCCTTCCAGACCCTCCCTGCCGCCGGGCAAGCAGGCCAACAGGAACCTGATCCTGAAGGCCATCTCCGAGGCCCAGGACTCCATCACCAAGACCACCGCCTTCACCGCAAGTAGGTCCACACTGAGGCTTGGCTATTCAACAACCACGATGCGTGTCGCGGCACCTCGTGGAGGAGTTGTAGGCACTAAAGAGAAGGACACAAACGTTTACCGCCGTGTTTTCATAACCGTGGAGTTGATCTGTTTTGACATCAACGCCCACCTCGTACCGTTCCCTTCGTACcgtagacgcttttatccaaagaggcATACATTAGGTACATTTGTCGTGAGAAAGAGAAACTACcctatatcgctgtcggtacagtaaggatgttcgtagaaccaagtgtcaagcactaacaatcactaggttaacccgttccccgtagACGAGCGCGAAAGCTAGGACAAGACGCTACACTATGCTCAGTACCATTTTTAaaatgccaggacgtacaacatacaatagttGCATAAgatgggcgtgggggggggggggtcagagggatTGCTTAACCTGTTGGGCTCTGAACCCGATCCCCGGTTTTCCCCAGACTCCCAGAGGCAGATGGTGCCCGTGGCCCCCCGGACCCGCCTGGCGAACAGCGAGGAGATGACGGCAGCCATCCAGCTGGTCCAGGAGCACCTCCAGACGCTGGCGCCCCAGGCCCCCTCCTACAACCCCACCGAGGGGCCTCCCGCCCGGACGCTGGGTAGGCCACGCGTCCCTGCCGGAACCGCCCCCAGAGAACGCACATGTGCAGCCGCTGCTTAGATCGGTGCTGTTTGCAGCGCTCGTGTTGGATTGAGAACGCACATCGCGGaggactctgtctctctcagtatctgtctctctccgtctgtcgctctcgttccctctttgtgtgtgtgtgtgtgtgtgtgtgtgtgtgtgtgtgtgtgtgtgtgtgtgtgtgtgtgtgtgtgtgtgtgtgtgtgtgtgtg
This genomic interval carries:
- the LOC130374296 gene encoding zinc finger CCCH domain-containing protein 14-like, whose protein sequence is MEIGTEISKKIRAAIKGKLQELGAYIDEELPDYIMVMVANKKTSQQMGDDLSLFLGGNTIKFTVWLHGVLEKLRSVAVDPASSQLQLDSISVSGKTQSSSTSGGEKRADPAKALALAVSSSRSDRNETRVSSSAQEHRTSSSSRLTSAVKPLMEQPPLEAVLDIKPEMDDDDLIDEDTPPELAPQGRQRGPSGRPTAPLYRPSHGGGGGRLASGGRSSDETSVHHGGRLGRSSDESGAHHGSGRLASGRSADEGAAHQGGGGRQQHGDSHRHHHHHQDSRSGSGRSTRAASSRVGRYETSSREELTQGEMSRKRKAPVASSVGWVNRRAEKQDSDDVEEEEEEEEEEKGYAGRSMSSRVSLPSKPERKPSLPPGKQANRNLILKAISEAQDSITKTTAFTANSQRQMVPVAPRTRLANSEEMTAAIQLVQEHLQTLAPQAPSYNPTEGPPARTLVPPPRSLASRLQLDQPQNVSSVPKEPANPNVAVTGGNGAKAFDTKAFDTKAFDTRSFIMSRAALQDTPVRSRLQLQETGDLVRPGLPRTVQASKETEAGSPKFIVTLDGVPSPLGNMADCDMELENPRPPPVSSRLGLQAKGSILQRLQGGFNMADDDGMEVDDEEDEDGATVPQKRAKVLERCRFWPVCKSGDECPYHHPTTQCKTFPNCTYGEKCLFVHPNCKYDGKCTKPDCPFTHVSRRAAAPLPPPRPAAAAPQSGSVCRFFPECKKMDCAFYHPKPCRFATQCKRAGCTFYHPTTSLPPRHALKWTKAQSS